The Bacillus spongiae genome has a window encoding:
- a CDS encoding metalloregulator ArsR/SmtB family transcription factor has translation MGQRAIETFRSCIPLFQALSDPYRQDIILLLADKEPLTVNEITEHLTLSRPAVSHHLKILRDQKLVSNVQKGTQRYYSLELEDATQLLKELIDTVEITCN, from the coding sequence ATGGGGCAAAGAGCAATAGAAACATTTCGATCGTGCATACCACTCTTTCAAGCCTTAAGTGATCCTTATCGTCAAGATATAATATTGCTGTTGGCAGACAAAGAGCCGCTTACTGTTAATGAAATAACAGAGCATTTAACACTTTCCCGACCAGCCGTATCACATCACTTAAAAATCTTACGAGATCAAAAGTTGGTTTCCAATGTGCAAAAGGGAACACAGCGATATTATTCACTTGAATTGGAAGATGCCACACAACTATTAAAAGAACTTATTGATACAGTGGAAATTACATGTAATTAA